One Bosea sp. 124 genomic window, GTCGAGCTGGTGAGGAGGACGCATCGTGATCATTGATCCGCTTGGAGATATGCTGACCCGCATCCGCAATGCGCAGATGCGGCGCAAGTCGCGCGTTTCGACGCCCGGTTCGAAGCTGAGGGCTCGTGTCCTCGACGTGCTTCAGTCCGAGGGCTACATCCGCGGCTACACGCAGACCGAGTTCGGCAATGGCCGGACCGAGTTCGATATCGAGCTGAAGTACCATGAGGGACAGCCGGTCATCCGGTCGATCTCGCGTGTGTCGAAGCCCGGCCGCCGCGTCTATTCTTCGGTGGAGACGATGCCGCGCGTGGCCGATGGCCTGGGCGTGACCATCATCTCGACCCCGAAGGGTGTGATGCCCGATCACCTTGCCCGCGAGCAGAACGTGGGCGGCGAAGTGCTTTGCAAGGTCTTCTGACCTTTCGCGCCGCTCGTTTTCAGGAGAAATCCAATGTCTCGTATCGGTAAGAAGCCTGTTCCGGTTCCCGCTGGCGTCACCGCCAACGTCGCCGGCCAGCTCGTCAAGATCAAGGGCGCGAAGGGGGAACTCTCCTTCACCGTGCCCGACGACGTCTCGGTCGCCATGGAGAACGGTTCGATCGCGGTTCAGCCGCGTTCGCAGAGCAAGCGCGCCCGTTCGCTCTGGGGCACCTCGCGTGCCCGCATCGCCAATCTGGTGCTCGGCACGACCTCGGGCTTCGAGAAGAAGCTCGAGATCAACGGCGTCGGCT contains:
- the rpsH gene encoding 30S ribosomal protein S8, whose protein sequence is MIIDPLGDMLTRIRNAQMRRKSRVSTPGSKLRARVLDVLQSEGYIRGYTQTEFGNGRTEFDIELKYHEGQPVIRSISRVSKPGRRVYSSVETMPRVADGLGVTIISTPKGVMPDHLAREQNVGGEVLCKVF
- the rplF gene encoding 50S ribosomal protein L6 → MSRIGKKPVPVPAGVTANVAGQLVKIKGAKGELSFTVPDDVSVAMENGSIAVQPRSQSKRARSLWGTSRARIANLVLGTTSGFEKKLEINGVGYKAAVTGKVLKLSLGYSHDIDYPIPEGVAIVTPKPTEIVITGIDKQVVGQTAAEIRDYRGPEPYKGKGVKYAGEFIFRKEGKKK